The DNA segment TCTTCTGTGGTGACCGGCTGAGTTCGTGAGCGGTCCTGCATCCGTCTGAATCTCCGCTCCACTGCTGAGTTACGTGATCGTGGTTTAGGAACACCACCTTCTGAAGTCTTCTCAAGCTCCTGTGAAAGGACTGTAGTAGATCAATACATACAAAGACGAAGCAGACCAAAAAAGCAGACCCTGTGTGCtctgaaaaaaatacataaagtatttctgcttttgtcttgtaTACAAAACAGATTTATACACAGGCCACATTTCAACATGCTTTAGTGCAAGTACAGTTAAGAGAGCCAGAATTCCAATACCCTGAAGAGGGACCTCTTGGCTGCTACACTCATCTTTGCTCGCTCGTCTAACTTCTCTTCATCAACTAGTGAGAAAAAATGATGATTAAGAATGACATTTTTCAGATTTGTTTATGAAATCCATGAACTTAATGTTTTAGAGGCTCACCTTCTCCCTTCTGTAGCTCTGTAGGACTAAGCCGAGACCTAGAGAAGAAAAGCGACAATTTAGTTGAACTACTACCATTCAATTCACTAGATTACAGAAAACAGATTTTCTCCATTATCGTCAGTCTGCAACTGCAAACTCTTGGGTTGCTGAGAGTCTAAAAGCCTAAAAGTTGTGACAGTTTAGTATACTGGTCTGTTTCTCACTATACCTATCAGACTCCAGTCGTTCGGctgatgtgattggctgagtcCTAAACCTTTCAGAAGCCTTCCGGTCATCACCAGGGGAGATGTACCGCCTAGGCCGCCGCggacctctctctctgtcgacATTCCCTGCTGAATCGGTTTCCATGACAGCTGGGTCTACCTTAGACTCCCTTAGCCACAGAAGGCAAAATAATTGGAATGGACAAACAGGAAAGAGGGAAGGAACACATGATTACTAAATCAAGAAAATAAAGAATGTAAATAATTATTCCGGGACAATAGTCTTTTAAGTCATTAAGTCACACAGCAAACAGTTTAAGAAAATCCAGCCCCAAGCAATATGACCAACAACCAAATAGTTAGgagtttgtttattattattattaatggacATACATGCAGCTTCTTAAAAACATGCCAAACTGACCACTAATTGTTTATATCCATTTATAATTCAAGCCAAATTCTGGCACAAAAAGGACTCCTCTTAGCAATGCTAACTATTGAGTAGGGTTAGTAATCATAGTTTACAGACAGCAAGTCTTAAATTAAGTTTTAAAAACATGCCTCAACTAATCAAGGCAGAACAAGCAAGAAACCAGGGGTCATTTTACAGAAATGCGCCATCTTTAATCCCCAGTTAAGATCTGATAAATTCAAGAGGCAAAACTTGAGTTCAGTTTAGTTAGGAATTATAcgccatatgtccaaatacttgtggccaccccttctaatgaatacatttagctactttagggtGTACTCATTGCTGACAAATGTGCAAACGcacgtgtacacacacagcttgcaaaatccctgtagagaagtaaggCCAATACAAGTGAACACTCTGGaacaggtaaacatgaacctgttggcaccatgcccaatgccaggcaaTGCGCCACAATCTAGtcgaaagccttccctggacagtagagacagttacttcaacaaaaacagaataaattatGTAATACCCTTGATGGTTAATACCCTTAATCatcaatgagcagatgtcctaatacttttgtccatatagtgcatcttAACATCTTCTCAAGGTAGGAAGGAAATCCAAAACTACTCAATCAAGGTTAATGATCATATGCTATGGCTGTTACTAGGCATTAACCTTGATTGACCATACATATACGGTCAATACCTAAACCACATAACTGGAAAGTTATATAGCTAGGCAGGTTAAAGCTAGGGCAGCATTTCGGTCATATTGTAATGACACTTATTTAAGAAAGTTTTGATGTTTCTACATTTTTTGTAGCAAAATCTTTTCATGGTGACTAATCAGACAGGGTTTCTGTAATATGGCTCCCGGGCCTTGCTAGATAAGATTTAGGTTAATGCTAAATATAACCATCTATTTAAAAGGCACACTAATTTAGATTTACCTAGAACTTTTCACAATGTCATTGTGTATGACAACACCAGCAACGGAAACAGGATCTGTGGTGTCTAATGCCAGCTGATGGCCCACATTTCATGGTCCCAAAAGATTTAGGCAGATCCACCAAATCCTAGGAAAACCTTAACTACTGCACCTTTGGCTATAACCCACTGGCAATGTCACAATCAAAGCCCAACAAATCAATTAGACATGCTCTCCACACAGCAAAATCTTTGTAAACATCATGACACACTGCATGTCTGCATACAGCTCAGGCCTGCGTCCAGACGCATTCTCCAGGTAGGAATGTCTGAGCTTCGCCACAGAAACTCTTGTATCCAAGGTGCCCACTTCCCCATTGGCAGCTCCTGTCTCTTTGGCATGAAGTCCTATTCCTATCGGTATAGACTCTCGACTTGCGGCACGCTCGAGACTGCGAAGTGCTACGGAGCGCTGAGTGACTCCAATGTCGGACATGGAACGAGTCCGGATTTTAGGCTTGAGGTCGCCAGCGTCTCTGCTTCCTCTGTGCTGTGCTTGGGGAAGAGAAGAGCCTCTCTGCAAGTACCCACCTACATCGGACGGTCTCTGATTCGAAGACTCATTGGCCTGCTGCTGTGGGGGAGTGGTGTCCATGGGTTCTGGAGAGTTCTGCTGCAGCTGAAGGTCTCCATCACCTCTATTCCTTTGACCACTGGACTGATCAACTCCATCATTTCCATCCCACTTATCTGACTGGCTGATTCTATGTACTCTACGTCCATTCCAATCATCCTCTGACTGGCTTATCCTTCTGCGCCTGACTTTCCCTTCATCGTTCTCTGACTGGGTGATCCTTCTTCGTCTTCCATACCCATCCGGCATCTCTTTGTGCATACCTCTATGACCTTCACTTTCTAGTTCATCTACTTCATTCGATCCTCTGACTGGGTTTTCGACTTGCATCTTTGGATCCTCCTGTGGCAATTTCTGATCTGCCCAGCCTGCCTTCTCATCAACTTGTCCACCTGACTGCCGAATTACGTCCAACCTGCTTACTTTACCAACATCCTTTGCCCCCCTCTCATCTAACTGGTCCACCTTCTTGTGATCATGCTCAAACCTTTGTGCCATCATGCTCTTCCGGTCATCAGGTTGTTCTCGTTCTTCTGACTGTCTGATTCTTCCATCATCTTGACCTCCTCTCTCCTGCAACTGGCTGACCCTTTTGTCTCTTTTACGTTCTTCATCCCCCAATTGTCTCACTCGCTCTTCATCATGCCCTTCTCTTGCTCTCAAGTTGCTGACCCTTCTTCTGCCTCTACCTGTACCCTCATCTGACTGTCTATTCCCCCCTCCAGCTCTTCCCTTTGCCTCCTCCAATTGACTGATCCTCCTACTTCGTCTTCCCTCCAAAGCTTCTTCGGAGCACCTCTGCATGGTGTCATCTACACTCTTCTCTCTGCGGCGAATTTCAGAAGGCAGCACTGCCTTTCTGCTTTTCAGCAGGCCTTCTGAGGGTGGATCAGCCCTAGACGCTGCTCGACCCTCCCTTTGGACAGGGGGAATATGATCAGCGCTAGCTCTACGGCTGCTTTCTACACCTTCCCTACCAGAGATTAACCTAGGTATGTCCTGGGGGTCTGGAGGCTCATGGGATTCAAGCCTTTCAGGAGGTCCAGGAGAAGAGTGAGCAGCATCTCCATTCAAAGGTGCAGGTGGCTGACTTGGCCGGTATACCGGAGCAGAGTGGGAAGTTTGACCATAGGTAGGAGGCAGATCTTCAGTGGTACTATAAGGTGGAGGCTGGCCTTGAGTGTATGCAGACACAAACTGTTGGTTCTGTACATACGATGGAGGCATATGCAAGGAACGCTCATATTTGGGCGGCAGTTGTTTGGCAGGTTGGTGACTAACGCTGCCCAAATGCTTTGGTTGACTGGTCTCTTTATATCTTGGTTCAGGTAGTTGGGCATCTCCAGAACCAGGCCATGGTTGCTGAAAGTCCCTGTATCCAACATAGGACTGCTGACCATGTGTTTCATATGTCCTCGATGGGGGTTGCTGAGCTTGCCTATAATCAGCAGGGTAACCTCTAGTGCCAGGATGTACTCCATGACCTTCTGCGTCAGCTGTGTGCAGGATCTTCTGAGGTTCACCTGAGGGAACGCGCCGACGACCACTTGATTCTGTATTCTGAGGGAGATGGTATCGCGGGCGTTCAGCACTCTGTGTTCGATGGTGATGGGAGGGCTCTGTGTTAAGGTTCTGCTGTTGGACTGGGGGTTCTGCACTCCGTGTACGCATTTGGTTCGTGGGTTCAGAGTGAGGGGCCAAATAAATCGGAGTAACTGTAGGGTGACGTCTGACTGAGGACACATCTGATCCTGAATCAGATGCCCGTCCTACGCTGTCCTCCCTTGCCCGTCTTTCTCTCACGCGTATTCTTCGTGAGGGGACAAAAGAATACAATTAGCTTACAGCcattcaaaatgagaaagatccagaaaagctttttaaaactCACCACACTAAAAACATTTGTGGCTCGAGCATTTGCATTTTTGGTGGATTCTGTGGTCCCACAAATAGGGAAGGATTAATCACTCCAACAAGGCAAAAATATGACTGTAGTGGTCCTGTTGTAGAAGCTACAAAACTGTATAGGACAACTTACCTGCTGGTGAAACTTATAACTGGGTTCACCATCCATTCAGCCCACCCAACCTGATATCACCAGTTATAGCATGGACGATAACAGTCCATGACATGATTCAGTCCAATAACACTTTTCCTCTGACTTTCTACAGCCTACTGGATTTGAAATTAAGCCATTAAGTtacatggcaaaatgtacaaaagctTTACATGTTTATTTACTAAATCTACTTGGTAAACTAGACAGTATTAACATCTCTTTACACAGTCCCCCATTTTCATAGGCCAGTTTACAACTTTAGTCATCTGTTCATGGACTGATAAAGCAGTTAAGAAGACAGCACAGCTATTCACAAGCAACAGCATATTAGGTCATTTGTGAAAATTAGTCAACAAGACAATAAAATGAAGGGCCTGGAAGAACTGCAGTATATGTGTTGCTGAGATCCCTAGGTGGTTGAATAAACATGGGCATTTCATACTTGCACCTTAACATCACTTCAAATCTAATGTGCTGGAGTGTAGAAATACAATTCTTCCCAAGTCAAACTCTGGATGAATGATGAATAGCTTCTCTATTTTTACAAAGAGACCCCTTAAGCAACCAATGCTATATTAAGCACTGTTATAACTGAGGagtagccccaccagtttgtagagaagtccttgtagttactgaataatatgccttgGTGTTTAATAAGCCATTGAGAGTTAAGGGCTTAAGCTTATAATATTCAAATTAgctcaaataataataaccaaaaGTAAGAAATCCATCTCCACAGACTTTGGGCCTATTTACACCTGACATTAACATAcgtttttggtgatcggatcatgaTCATGTTTGGATTTCACTTGTCCTCATGAAAAGCCAACTGTAAACACTTCCAAGATGAATCTTACCCACTTTTTTTTATACAAGTCagtcaaaagaaaagaaaaaaaaaaagaaagaaaaaaaaaccaaaccaaaaaactTCACCATTAATAAGATTAAAATTGGTCTTAGTTTGTCGGGTCGGCCTCATTTTGCGTGTTACTGATCTGATCGAGCAGTTAAAGGAATGCAAGAACCATCCATTGTTCTACCTTGTGTAGAACCCCcactgttcctttaaaatgtGCAGTCTCCTGGAGCAAGATTTTGATGAGAAACTGTTTACAGGACGTAAAATGGAAACGATGTAAGCATTGGTGTGTTTAAATTGCAGGAAATTTAAATCCAATCTTATCTGGTCAATGGACACTGAAAACGCATTTTattgacaagtgtaaacagaaactggtcaaagtagatccagatacaatCTGAACACAAGaacgcatgttaatgcctgGTTTTCGAAACATCAAAAAGacctttctcttgctctctgctTCAGTGGATGGTGCGGTACGGTCAATTCAGGgtcaagagagaaaaaaaccaaacaaaaaaaaaaaaaacatgtagtcCGAATCAGAGAcatgcaaaaacaacaaaaacaaacaaacaaaaaaaggttaTATGTACACTTGCGCTGCACCACTTCAGAGATCCTTTAaagttttaaagatttttttttgtagacAGGGTTTGGGGTACTTGGACATTAGTGGTACATTTTGGTATGGTCTGTTCTACAGTCAGTCAGAATGCAATTAAGGGGGCTATGTTAGGACGGAAGGTCAACTACAATGGGTATGTTTGTACATCTCTTGCAATGTACACTATAGCTATAGCTTTAAGGGAACAAATTAAGTTAGAAAACCACAGTTAGCGGGACCATTGTTTATGGGGAGGGGGTTGGGGTCACACCCAGCACTCTGGTACCTGGAGGGCCAGCTGATAACAGAATTTGTGTCGCCATCCAAGTCTTTCAGGAGAGACCATTCACTTTGAAAGTGAGACGCCAAGCTAAAGAACATCAGCCAAAACAGTGCAGCTTAGACAGGCAGTACACTCatagctttgggtcattgtgacATTAAAATAAAGCTCATTAGCATACTTTATTTGCGCAGAGATGATTGACCTCTTTAAAGGCTGCCTTGTGATAACTGGGAGCCTGGGAGGTCATATCCAGACACATTCATTTTTGGTCACTAAAAACAGAGCTTTTTAAAAACTCTCTCCAAGGTGAAGATTTTCAAAAACTCGTGTGGGCGGGGAAAACAGCTTTTAGACGGCATAAATTTGTGACTTGCATTGTACACTTCATAGGAAGTACTGTCATCACATACAGGACTAGCATGCTCAAGCATGCATCTTCATCACCTGGatagaaacattttttaaaacaggGAGGAAATTCTTAATTTTTACAAATACCTGGATAGGTGTGGACGGGGCCTGGCTGTATAACCTTCCCCACAAAGGCTGGTATGGGTGAAGGTTTCCATTACAACAATGCTAGACCTTTGTCAAAATAACTCCATGTGTATGATCGCCACCACTCAGGGGATTTTAATTTATACTGTTCCTCTAGAGTatcagtacatttacatttacagcttatccagagcgatgtacaaggttacctgtattacagaggtgggtcagtgtagtgttaagagtcttgcccaaggactcttattggtgtagcgcaacatagtcacccagaccgggaatcgaaccccagtctcccacatggtgtggtagctcagtgacaggtagtggtgtttgtttgcgccacaccaaccaccgctATATGTATGactaaaacaaacactgaacaccaGCTATGCTACTTTATAATTATCAGTATTCACAACTACAAATAGCTTAAATTACAAGACAAAACATTCAATCTCATCCCCAGTCCtacaataaaattaaaaaatactaaaataataaagtagCCAGTAGCCAGAAGCCAGTGTTTCCCTGACAGTGCTATACCCCAAAACAAATGCTTGGCAGAGTGCATAACTGCTGGTGTGAGCACTCAAGAGTCCCAGCCATGCCATTTGCTGTCTCAAGGCAGTGCTAAAAGTTGGCAGGCTTCTATTTAGTAGGAAAGGACAGAACAGTCCCTACTCCTCTACAATTACTGTGCGACATTCTAGCCTCAAATGCACTCAATGCGGAGTAATCCCACCatcttaaattattaaaaaccaGACTTCAATATTAACATTTGTGATCAATACAGGTGATTTTAAAGGAGTTAAAGTGATAAGTCTGATACTATGTACATTTTAGCCAAGTGGTTTGAACATTATAAGTACAAATCCTGGTGCTAATCATCAGCACACCATCAAAGCTATTTTTCCTGTAGGTGCTCAGTATTGGCCAATGTTATCAGTCACCCAATACATCAGCCATGCTCTACTATACCCACATAAAGGGCAGCTGTGGCTCACTAGTTAGTGCGCTGCATTATGGGTTTGATACCAAAGTCTGCCAAGCAGCCACTGGTGGGCCATGCTCCAAGGGTGCCGCAGCATGAAGAGAAGAACTGCACTGTACTGGAAAAGTGTATGTTTGTATATGCATATTAAGTTCAATAAAGAAGGGGTGATATTTAAGATTCACCTGATCTTCATAGCTCAGACAATAAATGCGCATTAAGCTCATGAaagcatattaaaataaattccATATGCACATTTATGCACCACATCATGAGAAAGGGTCATGTACACATGTAGTTACAGCAGGGTGAAGTGAAAGTCTAGCTTGAAGCATTGATTACAGGTCTACCTCTTCCACTACATTACCCTCCACATCAGTTTGACACGTTCCTGACTTCACAAAAATAGCACTCGATTCAGCATTTACCCACAGACTCACAGGGACACATCAGCATTACCCTGCAAAGGAAGTGCACTTACAATAAAAGATGGATTTggaggagaaaagaaaggacaTTGCTGCTAAACATTAATGTTTAAGAAAAACAGGCCACATCAACGGAATTCGTCAAGTaatcactttaaataaaaattaaatgaaaacagCTATTCTGATGTGTTCACTTCTATCAGAGGGTGAGCAAATACAAATATCCACTTACTGGCCGGCTTACTGTTTTGGGTTCAGGTTAGAGAGTTTTAAAGCTATGAGGTCAGATTCCAATATTAGCAGGTCCTGCTGTTCAGCCCTGAGCAGCCTGGAACTTAGGACGAGACCTGCATACATTGTAAAGCTAAACGTAATTCTAATACTAATTCCACAACCAACAGCTGGCTACTGCTCTGTGCCTGTACTATACGCTCTAATTTGAATGAATGTGTCCGTCAAGGCATTTTGAGCCTGGCTAGGATTTCGGATTACTAGATTAAAACAATTAAGTTTGGCAAGTTAGAATGATTGagtatgtgcaactgtgtcaAATACACTAAGAACTTAAAGCATGGATGACCAGTAAACTGAGACCCTGGTTCAGTCAGTGGATGGATACCAGTGTTTTAGGGTGGTCTCGAGTCAGTGTTACCTTCTGGCCCTCTCTTTTTAATTAGGTTGTTATAGTCCGACCTGCCATACTCTGATAATGTTCCCCTTCGCTGTACTATACAAGACTGACTGCTTGGCTCCCCTGCCACCCGCGTCAGACCAGCGggccaccctcctgccactgctagcTGCCTAGCGGCCATGttgaagtttacatggactcAATTTGCTACTATTATTTACCACATTAGCCATCATTACTTCCATCATTTCCCCCTCCCATCTTGACTATTATTATATCAGTTATATTTATGATTATATGAGCACACATGAGCAGAGTAGTAGTCTTACAGGTTTGTTAAGGGTGACTTCTCTGTAACATAAGTCATTTTGACCAGAATGTTGacggtcccccttgtgagtcttggttcctcccaaggattCTTCCTACAGTTCTGAGGAAATGTTTCCATTGCCACTATAGTCTTTGGCTCACTTTGGGTctttatgttttgttgatttcttgtcctATTACTAGATTACCTATTACTGCTTTGTGACGATGCCAGTCGTAAAAACCGCTGTACAAACACATTTGATTAGAAATAAACCTGCATTAATAGCATGACAAGCTCATGAAATGTCTGGCAAATGGAGTATTAAAAGGTTTCTCCAGACGTATACAATTATGGTGATATTAAATTGAACTCTACTACTGCTGCTCTCCAACAGTATGTTAGAGAATGCCTTCACAGATTACTCTGTGAAAGCACATACTAGCCTTCACCATTCTGACGCATTTCATAGTGTGATGGAGTCCTTAGACCTTAGTTGCTGGGAAttgaattaattatttaatttgggGGGGGGTCTAAAGCAAGGTTTCAGCAAAGTACTTTGAAATAATTTTTGAAATGTACTGTCTGGACCTTAAAGAAACTTTTTGATTACTGAGTAACAAATATACACACCCCTGTACTGAGCTTTAACATCAAAGGTCACCCTCTTGACCTCTATTATTTGGTGTTAACAAGAATGCAAAAGATCTTCATGGACATCTTGACACGCTAAGTTACAAAGGACTAAACCCACTGACAAACATCTCGGTCATTAACAGGGTGATACCTGCCCTTGCTTGGGGCTTTCAACAATGTATACGCTGTAACGTCTATATCCTTATAATAAAAGTTATATACAGCAATGAAGTTGCAGGAATTCTGAACGCTTAAACTCACCCCTGCCGACTGAGGATGTTCTGTGCTTGCTGCTCGATGAAAAGGTCTCCAGGGGAGATGCCGTATCGCGCAGAGGGCAGCGAGGCACGGCGAGCTGTCCGCGGGGAGCTGGCCACTGCCACTACAGCAACACCCCGGGCTGGCTGGGAAGGCGCCAGCTCCACTGTGACAGGAGCTTCCTGAGTGCGGGATCTAGGGCTCCTGTCCGGCGTTCTCCTGTAGTTCTCCAGGTTcattgccctctctctctctcgctccgcATCCGAACTCCGGCCCCTTCTTTCTTGACCTGGCAAAGTGCTCGCTGGCTCTTTGGGTGGAGAATGGGTGGGGACAGTGACGGGGATGGGAGCGGAATCAGTGGGCATGGAAACCCGTCCCATCCCAGAGCTGCTGTATTTCAACCTGCTGGTGCTTTGGTCGTGGCCACCCTCTTCCCGCCACGCCTCATGTTTCTCGCCACGTCCCCTGTCAGGTGGAGGCAGTTTTTCTGACAAGTCAGACTCCCTCCGTGCTCTTGTGTATCGTGGTATGTAATCCATATCTGCCTCCTGGTCGAGAAGGATTCCATAGCGTTCCGATAATTGCCGCCGACGTTCAGCCTTATAGCGAGCAATGCGTTCAGCTTTGGAGGTGAGGCTGGCCGGATCGGACCCTCCAGGGTTGGGTGCCGGGTCGGGATGGACAGGAGGCTGGTGATCGGGCCGTGTGCGTGGTCTGGACGGTCTCTCTGGAGCTTCTTGTTCATCACGACTGTAGCGCCTTACTGTAGCAAAACAATATGGACAGGAGGAAATTAACTCATCTAAAATTTACCCAGAAACATTTGTTAATAGCAGCTGTGGAAAGGTCCAACAAGCTTTATTAAACATTGGCAGGAATCCCATTGGCAAGGGCCCAGAAACATCAAACTGTATTTACATTGGCATAGCGGAACAATGACAGGAAATGAACCATGAACCTCAGTGTTTCCAAACAATCATAACTAAACACAGGGCTGGAGAATAAGCCAGTTTGAAACTCCAAAATCTAAATACAACCAGCCACACCAGCGAAAGCTTccaggagaatatggtggtgttgatactagagagcagcatATCACCAGACTCTACAAGTTATAGGACTATAAGCTGCTATCCTGATCTTGTTTAAAAGTGGACAAACAAAGATCAGTACATGCCTAAAAGCTAACGTTCACTcccttgaaaacaaactggactacctcagctgactacCAAACTGAAGCTAAACACATCAGAAAGGAAACTAGCATACTTTTTATAAACCTGGAATGTGAATAggaggcaaggctaaaagctaacctggctacAATTTCTTCAGTTTGACAACAGCTCTGGtcccataaaccagccaataaaagcagagctttgcCCCTCCCACCCCAATGAGCCCCCCACCCTCCCCCAAAACAACCTATTTGGAAACTCTTAAATTAAGATCATCTTGTATAGCCATTTCACAGTAGCACAGCACAAGTTAGCCCCCATATTTAACCTATCCATGGCATTGTGAGCACACAACCAGAGCACCACCCCAGCACTGCAGCCGTGCCACTCCAGGGGATTGAACTGTTGTCTGACAGTTAGGCCAGGGCCGAACCacgtatacattatatttctgatATTGACGTAAATGAAGTAATCTCTTACCCACAATGCCTGGTTCACTGGAGTCTGAAGCACGTGTATAGCGTGGAGTGTCCTCCTCCAGCAACCTGTTGGTCACCAGGCCAGGTGCATGTTGCATGCTGGCAACTAGAGCAGATGGAACATCAGTTTCGATACCCTCCAGCCTTCGTGCAATCCTCTCTTTTCTGTAAgaaatttgattttttttaaaggggtcTCCTTTAATCATAAAGTacacatttttataataaaaggTGAGACTAAGCTACACAAGCTAATGTTATTCTCAAGATATACACCTACAAGGAGTGAGTTTTTCCTTGCTGTACCAGACTGTAGAGTTAAAGTAGAATGGTCAGCCTCATTGTGGACTTGCTCGCaggtttttatttctcttatttttattatatttattttatatttttcaagTTTAATTGTACAAACTCACTCATTTAGTTTTATgacattttaatacatatttcatGTTTAGTGGGAGCAAAAACATTTATGCATCATGTAATTATATTGATTTCAGTATTCctactaaataataatgaaaagcCATTTTCTGTTCAGTTTTCTGCCTTTGATGAATATCTAAGCCATATTCTAGGTTTATCATGTCATTCTGCATCCAAATATAATCATCAGCTCTGTACACACTGTTCTACATACACTACTTTACACTATATacaattctaatgaatgccttcagctattttaagctgcacccattgctgatagtTGTGCAAATACAGAAAGACAGTCTAGAAccagtactgccaacagaataggccTCTCcgaggcagataaacatgaacctatcagcaccaGGAGTGCCAGGAGTAGACTACaggagtataaagcctccccgcattgagctgtggagcagtataACCGTTCTCCGGACCTCACAAATACACCATTGTCGCCATGTTAAATTAATTccacatagcaatgctccaaaatctagcagaaggccttccctggaaCACTCAAATACACGAACAGAGTAAACTGTtaacccctgatttcagaagaaactatgaatgagcaggtgtccaaaaactTGTCCATAGATTGTACATTGATTAGCCATGAAATAGGATTAACTGCGCATATTGAACGTCTGAACAGCAAGACATACAGCAAGAGAGGCTGGAGGACAACTTACCTATTCATTTTCGGATCACTTTTGATAGTGGATTCAAATTGTTTCCTTAGTTCTGAAactacagtaaaagtaaaaagttcAGTGAGGATCTTCAAATTCGCTCTCAAAACCTTAGACTAAAGATTAGCAGGAGGTTTAGCACAGCTCACCTTTGGGCAGCACAGCAAGGAGTTTGTCATCAATA comes from the Salminus brasiliensis chromosome 23, fSalBra1.hap2, whole genome shotgun sequence genome and includes:
- the LOC140546193 gene encoding uncharacterized protein; its protein translation is MVNPVISFTSRIRVRERRAREDSVGRASDSGSDVSSVRRHPTVTPIYLAPHSEPTNQMRTRSAEPPVQQQNLNTEPSHHHRTQSAERPRYHLPQNTESSGRRRVPSGEPQKILHTADAEGHGVHPGTRGYPADYRQAQQPPSRTYETHGQQSYVGYRDFQQPWPGSGDAQLPEPRYKETSQPKHLGSVSHQPAKQLPPKYERSLHMPPSYVQNQQFVSAYTQGQPPPYSTTEDLPPTYGQTSHSAPVYRPSQPPAPLNGDAAHSSPGPPERLESHEPPDPQDIPRLISGREGVESSRRASADHIPPVQREGRAASRADPPSEGLLKSRKAVLPSEIRRREKSVDDTMQRCSEEALEGRRSRRISQLEEAKGRAGGGNRQSDEGTGRGRRRVSNLRAREGHDEERVRQLGDEERKRDKRVSQLQERGGQDDGRIRQSEEREQPDDRKSMMAQRFEHDHKKVDQLDERGAKDVGKVSRLDVIRQSGGQVDEKAGWADQKLPQEDPKMQVENPVRGSNEVDELESEGHRGMHKEMPDGYGRRRRITQSENDEGKVRRRRISQSEDDWNGRRVHRISQSDKWDGNDGVDQSSGQRNRGDGDLQLQQNSPEPMDTTPPQQQANESSNQRPSDVGGYLQRGSSLPQAQHRGSRDAGDLKPKIRTRSMSDIGVTQRSVALRSLERAASRESIPIGIGLHAKETGAANGEVGTLDTRVSVAKLRHSYLENASGRRPELYADMQCVMMFTKILLCGEHV